Part of the Sphingomonas morindae genome, GCTCGAGGAGGAGCGCTATGAGCGCGACATGGACGCCGCCGGCGTGCGCGCCGTGGTTGCCGACGAGATCGCCCGCATCCTCGCGCCCGTCGCCAAGCCGCTCGAGATCGAGGCCTTTCCGCGGCCGCAGGTGATTTTGGTGATCGGCGTCAACGGCTCGGGCAAGACCACCACCATCGCCAAGCTGGCGCATCTGTTCCAGGAACAGGATTATCAGGTGATGCTGGTGGCGGGCGACACCTTCCGCGCCGCCGCGATCGGCCAGCTCAAGACCTGGGCCGAGCGCATCAACGTGCCGATCATCACCGGCAAGGAAGGCGGGGATGCCGCCAGCCTTGTGTGGGAAGGCGTGAAGCGCGGCACCGAGATCGGCACCGACGTGCTGATCGTCGACACCGCCGGCCGGCTGCAGAACAAGGCCGGGCTGATGGACGAGCTGGCCAAGATCCGCCGCGTGCTCGGCCGGCTCAACCCGGCGGCGCCGCACGACGTGCTGCTGGTGCTGGACGCCACCACAGGGCAGAATGCGCTC contains:
- the ftsY gene encoding signal recognition particle-docking protein FtsY, translating into MSDTPRIPHTALWHDKLVAGFRRTSEKLGGNIASLLTKERLDRATLDEIEEALIASDLGPATASRVRERLEEERYERDMDAAGVRAVVADEIARILAPVAKPLEIEAFPRPQVILVIGVNGSGKTTTIAKLAHLFQEQDYQVMLVAGDTFRAAAIGQLKTWAERINVPIITGKEGGDAASLVWEGVKRGTEIGTDVLIVDTAGRLQNKAGLMDELAKIRRVLGRLNPAAPHDVLLVLDATTGQNALSQIEVFGKETGVTGLVMTKLDGTARGGVLVAAAERFGLPIHAIGVGETLDDLRPFDPREVAALIAGAD